In the Bacilli bacterium genome, AATTCGGCAAAAATGGCTTTGCGGAAGTATTGGAAATCATCATGGCTGCGGTCTCTTGGTTTTGCCGTGCCGATTTTCAATTCCTTGCGGATTTTTCCCGGGTTGGGTTGCATAATGAAAATGCGGTCGGACAAATAGATCGCTTCATCGATATCATGCGTAACAAAAATAATGGTCGTTTTCTCCTTCTCCTGGATGCGCAGCAATTCGTCCTGCAAATAATACCGGTTAAACGTATCCAGGGCGCCGAACGGTTCATCCATCAAAATCAGTTCCGGTTGCGTTACCAACGCCCGGGCTATCGCCACGCGCTGCTGCATTCCTCCTGACAGTTGGCGGGGAAACAAATCGATCTTGTCTTCGAGCCCGACCATCCGCAAATAGTTCAGCGCGCGCTCCCTGCGTTCTTTGGCGGATAGCGGAAGTTCTTCAAGCCCAAACTCCACATTTTTAATGACGGAACGCC is a window encoding:
- a CDS encoding ABC transporter ATP-binding protein encodes the protein MNESAIIRATDLHKSFANQNNSQKILDHISFAIHRGEIVSLLGPSGCGKSTLLNIIGGFIKPDEGKVLFADKPVERPSRNCVMLFQHYGLLPWRSVIKNVEFGLEELPLSAKERRERALNYLRMVGLEDKIDLFPRQLSGGMQQRVAIARALVTQPELILMDEPFGALDTFNRYYLQDELLRIQEKEKTTIIFVTHDIDEAIYLSDRIFIMQPNPGKIRKELKIGTAKPRDRSHDDFQYFRKAIFAEFHFSRPVETIEYII